A single window of Pseudomonas benzenivorans DNA harbors:
- a CDS encoding LuxR C-terminal-related transcriptional regulator has translation MTDLSSSHSFASPTTPAADGHFYRPPLPTGHVLRPRLCERLADGLSGRLILVSAPAGFGKSSLAIEFCERLPEQWQSLWLGLSRRDSEPGRFLERVLSGLQQLFPGLGRDALGLLRLRQRHQPFAYEEWLDGLLDELALRLDPGSPVLLVLDDYHLAQGAVLDRCLQFFLNHLPAGLLLLVTSRLRPDWHLARLRLSRQLLELQEQDLRLTPEEAGELLSSQGVRMAQDERDDLLQRSEGWVAGLRLWLIAAGETAAADGGVARPHGAEGLIRDYLLEEVIERQPVEVRAFLYETACQERFCAELCDAIREAHDSAAVLAHLQAHQVFLVPLDEQGRWFRYHHLFSDLLRARPEGGQTAGPASAHLRACRWFSAQGMLDEAIEQALRAGQPDVAANLVQSLSEEQLLAEQNVVTLLRWKMDLPDSLLASTPRLIVLYSWALAMACQLDAAEELVGHLSRFLPAPSAAEQQNLLAQGQALHGMIARGRGESLNAQRHCAEALTGLPAERYGQRLMCLSTLANLAVVHGDLWRARGLNREALELAQRVGNPLFEALAHYDRARVLQARGEVLRALDEVRQGLERLRGLPPQRRYAVRARLTLYEGYLLNLRLQPQLARQRLAAGIAEARACRDVSLLIGHCVLASLEGRDGALAEAFARLAEAERLMHIWDVPPIYYLAMITLTKCELWLRQGQSEVAEAWLVRLAEAYSGEQPAAAPEFNPQLALYIELQQAALERSQGDLVAAERRLRALSQRAQVMGGQLLGLNAQAQLAALLLSSGQAREAQQQLMTALQMASGGVLSPFNELLTKHPDWLREQLLTQPASPQHEALLALLPTAQIPAASPEQAVVVENLSARELAVLQLIAQGCSNQQISDSLFISLHTVKTHARHINSKLGVERRTQAVARAKSLGLLA, from the coding sequence ATGACTGATCTGTCCAGTTCTCATAGTTTCGCGAGTCCGACGACGCCCGCGGCTGACGGTCACTTCTACCGTCCGCCGCTGCCGACCGGCCATGTCCTGCGCCCACGCCTGTGCGAGCGCCTGGCCGACGGCTTGTCCGGACGCCTGATATTGGTCAGCGCCCCGGCCGGCTTCGGCAAGAGTTCGCTGGCCATCGAGTTCTGCGAACGACTGCCGGAGCAATGGCAGAGCCTCTGGCTTGGCCTGAGTCGCCGCGACAGCGAACCGGGACGCTTTCTCGAGCGCGTGCTCAGCGGCTTGCAGCAGCTGTTTCCAGGGTTGGGGCGCGATGCCCTGGGGCTGCTCCGGTTGCGCCAACGGCACCAGCCGTTCGCCTACGAAGAATGGCTGGATGGCCTGCTCGACGAGCTGGCGCTGAGGCTCGACCCCGGCAGTCCGGTGCTGCTGGTGCTGGATGACTATCACCTGGCCCAGGGCGCGGTGCTGGACCGCTGTCTGCAGTTCTTCCTCAATCATCTACCGGCGGGCCTGTTGTTGCTGGTGACCAGTCGCTTGCGTCCGGACTGGCACCTGGCGCGCCTGCGCTTGTCACGGCAGCTGCTGGAATTGCAGGAGCAGGATCTGCGCCTGACCCCCGAGGAAGCCGGCGAGTTGTTGTCCAGCCAGGGCGTGCGCATGGCCCAGGACGAGCGCGACGACCTGCTTCAGCGCAGCGAGGGCTGGGTGGCGGGGCTGCGCCTCTGGCTGATCGCGGCGGGCGAGACGGCTGCTGCCGACGGCGGCGTGGCTCGGCCCCACGGCGCCGAAGGGTTGATCCGCGACTACCTGCTGGAGGAGGTGATCGAGCGACAGCCGGTCGAGGTGCGGGCTTTTCTATATGAAACCGCGTGCCAGGAGCGCTTCTGCGCAGAGCTGTGCGACGCCATTCGCGAGGCCCACGACAGTGCCGCCGTGCTTGCTCACCTGCAGGCTCACCAGGTGTTCCTTGTGCCCCTCGACGAGCAGGGCCGCTGGTTTCGTTACCATCATCTGTTCTCCGATCTGCTGCGCGCCCGCCCCGAAGGCGGCCAGACCGCGGGGCCGGCCAGCGCTCACCTGCGCGCCTGCCGCTGGTTCAGCGCCCAGGGCATGCTCGACGAGGCGATCGAGCAGGCGCTGCGCGCCGGCCAACCGGATGTCGCCGCCAATCTGGTGCAGAGCCTGTCCGAGGAACAGTTGCTGGCCGAGCAGAACGTGGTCACCTTGCTGCGCTGGAAGATGGACCTGCCCGACAGCCTGCTGGCCAGCACGCCCCGATTGATCGTCCTGTATAGCTGGGCGCTGGCCATGGCCTGTCAGCTGGATGCGGCAGAGGAGCTGGTCGGCCACCTGAGTCGCTTCCTGCCCGCACCCTCGGCGGCCGAGCAGCAGAACCTGTTGGCGCAAGGTCAGGCTCTGCATGGGATGATCGCTCGCGGTCGTGGCGAAAGCCTTAACGCCCAGCGCCACTGTGCCGAGGCGCTGACCGGGCTGCCGGCGGAGCGCTACGGCCAGCGCCTCATGTGCTTGTCGACCCTGGCCAACCTGGCTGTCGTTCACGGTGATCTGTGGCGCGCTCGCGGCCTCAATCGCGAGGCCCTGGAGCTGGCGCAACGGGTGGGGAATCCGCTGTTCGAGGCGCTGGCTCACTATGACCGTGCCCGGGTGTTGCAGGCCCGTGGCGAGGTGCTGCGTGCCCTCGATGAGGTGCGCCAAGGGCTGGAGCGCCTGCGCGGGCTGCCGCCGCAGCGTCGGTACGCCGTGCGCGCACGCCTGACCTTGTACGAGGGGTATCTGCTGAACCTGCGCTTGCAGCCGCAGCTGGCGCGCCAGCGTCTTGCGGCAGGAATTGCCGAGGCGCGGGCCTGCCGCGACGTCAGTCTGTTGATCGGCCACTGCGTGCTGGCCAGCCTGGAGGGGCGCGACGGCGCGCTGGCCGAGGCCTTCGCGCGACTCGCCGAGGCGGAGCGGCTCATGCATATCTGGGACGTACCGCCGATCTACTACCTGGCGATGATCACCCTGACCAAGTGCGAGCTGTGGCTGCGCCAAGGCCAGAGCGAAGTGGCGGAGGCCTGGCTGGTGCGCCTGGCCGAGGCATACAGCGGTGAGCAGCCGGCCGCAGCGCCGGAGTTCAATCCGCAGTTGGCGCTGTATATCGAGCTGCAGCAAGCAGCGCTTGAGCGTAGTCAGGGGGATTTGGTCGCGGCCGAGCGACGCCTGCGAGCCCTCAGCCAGCGGGCGCAAGTCATGGGTGGCCAGTTGCTGGGTCTGAACGCCCAGGCGCAGCTGGCCGCGCTGCTCTTGTCGAGTGGTCAGGCGCGCGAGGCCCAGCAGCAGTTGATGACTGCCCTGCAGATGGCTTCGGGCGGGGTGCTTTCACCGTTTAATGAGCTATTGACCAAGCATCCGGACTGGTTGCGCGAGCAATTGCTGACGCAGCCGGCAAGCCCGCAGCACGAGGCGTTGCTGGCCTTGCTGCCGACGGCGCAAATACCCGCGGCCAGTCCCGAGCAGGCTGTCGTGGTGGAAAACCTGAGCGCCCGCGAGCTGGCAGTGCTGCAGCTGATCGCCCAGGGCTGCTCGAACCAGCAGATCAGCGACAGCCTGTTCATTTCCCTGCATACGGTGAAAACCCATGCCCGGCATATCAACAGCAAGCTGGGAGTCGAGCGGCGGACCCAGGCGGTGGCGCGGGCCAAGAGCCTCGGCCTGCTGGCCTGA
- a CDS encoding metal-dependent hydrolase, whose product MASTTPEGLRIHPRQPDFNLPDPLPRHWHGGDAFRSHLFDAMSLLFPDGERFFIESVRHFREQIGDPLLLEQIRGFIGQEGHHSREHQVYSERLRGLGYDISHLERSAQARIRYVRKRFSPQRQLAATAALEHITAIMAAGLLSNPRHLEGAHPGMVRLWRWHALEETEHKAVAFDVYSQVCGSRKLLRRAMLLSTFFFVLDTSRGLIHMLKRDGLLWNWRVWRDGLCWMWGRQGVFRPLLGPYRDFFRRDFHPWQHDSRELLQRTRTEFDSQQRTAAVPAQLSDRPPSEASILDLT is encoded by the coding sequence ATGGCCAGCACCACTCCGGAAGGTTTGCGCATCCACCCACGGCAACCGGACTTCAACCTGCCCGACCCACTGCCTCGCCACTGGCATGGCGGCGACGCGTTCAGGAGTCACCTGTTCGACGCCATGTCGCTGCTGTTCCCCGATGGCGAGCGGTTCTTCATCGAATCGGTGCGCCATTTTCGCGAGCAGATCGGTGATCCGCTGCTGCTCGAGCAGATCCGTGGTTTCATCGGCCAGGAGGGTCATCACAGCCGCGAGCACCAGGTCTACAGCGAGCGCCTGCGCGGCCTCGGTTACGACATCAGCCACCTGGAACGCTCCGCCCAGGCGAGGATCCGCTATGTCCGGAAGCGCTTTTCGCCGCAGCGACAGCTGGCCGCCACCGCAGCGCTGGAACATATCACCGCGATCATGGCCGCTGGCCTGCTGAGCAATCCCCGACACCTGGAGGGTGCGCACCCGGGCATGGTGCGCCTGTGGCGCTGGCATGCGCTGGAGGAGACCGAACACAAGGCCGTGGCCTTCGATGTCTACAGCCAGGTCTGCGGCAGCCGCAAGCTGTTGCGCCGCGCCATGTTGCTGAGCACCTTTTTCTTTGTCCTCGACACCAGCCGCGGCTTGATCCATATGCTCAAGCGCGATGGCCTGCTGTGGAACTGGCGGGTCTGGCGCGACGGCCTGTGCTGGATGTGGGGCCGGCAGGGCGTGTTCCGGCCCCTGCTCGGTCCGTACCGGGATTTCTTCCGCCGAGATTTCCACCCCTGGCAGCACGATAGCCGCGAGTTGCTCCAGCGCACACGAACTGAATTCGACAGCCAGCAGAGGACTGCCGCCGTCCCGGCTCAGCTGTCCGACAGACCGCCTAGTGAAGCAAGCATTTTGGACCTGACCTAG
- a CDS encoding OmpA family protein, which produces MPSSRLILTCCCAGLLLGCASQNPYDGQPSSNKTATYGGLGALAGAVAGAAISHDNRGKGALIGAAVGGAAGAGYGYYADKQEEELRRSMAGTGVQVARQGDVIQLVMPGNITFATDSAEIAGSFHAPLNNLANSFRQYPQNSIEIVGHTDSTGSQSHNMSLSQRRAQSVANYLIAQGVDQTRLSTRGAGPDQPLASNATAEGRAQNRRVEVNLRPLPGAQ; this is translated from the coding sequence ATGCCCAGTTCGCGTCTGATACTCACCTGTTGCTGCGCCGGCCTGCTGCTGGGCTGCGCCTCCCAGAATCCCTACGACGGCCAACCCAGCAGCAACAAGACGGCGACCTATGGAGGCCTCGGCGCGCTGGCCGGGGCGGTGGCCGGGGCGGCGATCAGCCATGACAACCGCGGCAAGGGCGCGTTGATCGGTGCCGCCGTGGGCGGGGCGGCAGGGGCCGGCTATGGCTACTACGCCGACAAGCAGGAGGAGGAGCTGCGCCGCAGCATGGCGGGCACCGGGGTGCAGGTGGCGCGGCAGGGCGACGTGATCCAGCTGGTCATGCCCGGGAACATCACCTTCGCCACCGATTCGGCGGAGATTGCCGGCAGCTTCCACGCGCCGCTGAACAACCTGGCCAACTCCTTCCGCCAGTACCCGCAAAACAGCATCGAAATCGTCGGCCATACCGACAGCACCGGCTCCCAATCTCACAACATGAGCCTGTCGCAGCGTCGCGCGCAGAGCGTGGCCAACTACCTGATCGCCCAGGGCGTCGACCAGACACGCCTGAGCACGCGCGGTGCGGGCCCCGATCAGCCGCTGGCGAGCAATGCCACGGCCGAGGGACGGGCGCAGAATCGCCGGGTCGAGGTGAACCTGCGTCCGCTGCCCGGCGCGCAATGA
- a CDS encoding MBL fold metallo-hydrolase: protein MSAAASPALIRETFPVGPLQCNCTIIGDPLTKKAIVVDPGGDPELIMARLEAHGLKVVSIIHTHAHLDHFLASGQMKEKTGATLHLHKEDQFLWDNLEMQCRMFGVPYTPVPAPDQWLADDEALACGCGVALHTPGHTPGSMSFWFPQDKLLIAGDTLFKRGIGRTDLWGGDYSTIERSIKQRLYRLDEDATVVTGHGADTRLGDEMRENPFVRA from the coding sequence ATGAGTGCTGCCGCTTCCCCCGCCCTGATTCGCGAGACCTTTCCTGTCGGCCCGCTGCAGTGCAACTGCACGATCATCGGCGATCCGCTGACCAAGAAGGCGATCGTGGTCGATCCGGGCGGCGACCCCGAGCTGATCATGGCGCGCCTGGAGGCCCACGGCCTCAAGGTGGTCAGCATCATCCACACCCATGCCCACCTCGATCATTTCCTCGCCTCCGGGCAGATGAAGGAAAAGACCGGGGCCACCCTGCACCTGCACAAGGAGGATCAGTTCCTCTGGGACAACCTGGAGATGCAGTGCCGCATGTTCGGCGTGCCCTATACCCCGGTGCCGGCGCCGGATCAGTGGTTGGCCGACGACGAGGCTCTGGCCTGCGGTTGCGGCGTGGCGCTGCACACGCCGGGGCATACGCCGGGGTCGATGAGTTTCTGGTTTCCCCAGGACAAGCTGCTGATCGCCGGCGACACCCTGTTCAAGCGCGGCATCGGCCGCACCGATCTGTGGGGGGGCGATTACTCGACCATCGAGCGCTCGATCAAGCAGCGCCTGTACCGGCTCGACGAGGATGCCACCGTGGTCACCGGACATGGCGCCGATACCCGTTTGGGCGATGAGATGCGCGAGAATCCGTTTGTCCGCGCCTGA
- a CDS encoding AraC family transcriptional regulator: MTTPLNFTSELVPVAYAAALLELAEAFGATRRELFAEARVRPGVLESPRGRLSILEFNQLASCALRRCNEPALGLLLGQRLNVSSHGILGYAVLASANLGKAIEFVLKYYRVLGLTYELELVEQGERIELRARESLPLGPLSRFAGEALLASLHGIACFLLGKPLGEVEVGFVHAAPPYVARYVELFGGPVAFQQPYLRLSMPAAYLARPMALANPATVQMCERQCEALLAGLDVEDPLLTRVRRLLLARPGNFPDLDGAALALHISGRSLRRHLAGMGVSYQQLLNEVRKELAQQYLSGTRLPLYEIAELLGFSDPSNFRRAFKKWTGKLPSDYRIEE; the protein is encoded by the coding sequence ATGACAACTCCGCTCAACTTCACGAGCGAACTGGTACCCGTAGCCTATGCGGCGGCTTTGCTCGAGCTGGCCGAGGCGTTCGGTGCGACGCGTCGCGAGCTGTTCGCCGAGGCGCGGGTGAGGCCTGGTGTGCTGGAGAGCCCCCGGGGCCGGCTGTCCATTCTCGAATTCAACCAGTTGGCCAGCTGCGCGCTAAGGCGCTGCAATGAGCCCGCCCTGGGGCTGCTGCTGGGCCAGCGCCTGAATGTCTCGAGCCACGGCATTCTCGGCTACGCCGTACTGGCCAGCGCCAACCTGGGCAAGGCCATCGAGTTCGTGCTCAAGTACTACCGGGTACTGGGGCTGACCTACGAACTGGAGTTGGTCGAGCAGGGCGAGCGCATCGAACTGCGGGCCAGGGAGTCCCTGCCGCTCGGCCCGCTCAGTCGTTTCGCCGGCGAGGCCTTGTTGGCCAGCCTGCACGGCATCGCGTGCTTTCTGCTCGGCAAGCCCTTGGGCGAGGTCGAGGTCGGCTTCGTCCATGCCGCGCCCCCTTATGTCGCGCGTTACGTCGAGCTTTTCGGCGGGCCGGTGGCGTTCCAGCAACCCTACCTGCGCCTGAGCATGCCCGCGGCCTATCTGGCGCGGCCCATGGCCCTGGCCAACCCGGCTACGGTGCAGATGTGCGAGCGGCAGTGCGAGGCGCTGCTGGCCGGACTGGACGTGGAGGATCCCCTGCTGACCCGGGTGCGGCGCCTGCTGCTGGCCCGCCCCGGCAACTTTCCGGACCTGGACGGTGCCGCGCTGGCCCTGCACATCAGCGGCCGTAGCCTGCGTCGGCATCTCGCCGGGATGGGCGTCAGCTACCAGCAGCTGCTGAACGAGGTGCGCAAGGAGCTGGCGCAGCAGTATCTCAGCGGCACGCGTCTGCCCCTGTACGAGATCGCCGAGTTGCTGGGATTCAGCGACCCCTCCAACTTTCGCCGTGCATTCAAGAAATGGACGGGTAAGCTACCCAGCGATTACCGCATTGAGGAGTAA
- a CDS encoding OmpA family protein, whose protein sequence is MKNWRNLTALTVGLTLLAGCTTNPYTGEREAGKAGIYGGVGAVTGAVIGAATSSKKDRAKGALIGAAVGGAAGGGYGYYVDTQEAKLRQTLQGTGVQVQRNGDDLKLIMPGNITFASNSADISSGFYPTLNSLVTVFKEFDKNGVDIVGHTDSTGSMELNQNLSNRRAQSVASYLSANGVTPARISAYGAGPNQPIASNANEAGRAQNRRVEINLRPL, encoded by the coding sequence ATGAAGAACTGGCGTAACCTGACCGCTCTGACAGTCGGCCTGACCCTGTTGGCTGGCTGCACCACCAATCCCTATACCGGCGAGCGCGAGGCCGGCAAGGCGGGGATCTACGGCGGCGTCGGCGCGGTCACCGGAGCGGTGATCGGCGCGGCGACTTCGAGCAAGAAGGACCGCGCCAAGGGTGCGCTGATCGGCGCGGCCGTCGGCGGCGCGGCCGGTGGCGGCTACGGTTACTACGTCGATACCCAGGAAGCCAAGCTGCGCCAGACCCTGCAGGGCACCGGCGTGCAGGTCCAGCGCAATGGCGACGACCTGAAGCTGATTATGCCGGGCAACATCACCTTCGCCAGCAATTCGGCGGATATCTCCAGCGGCTTCTACCCGACGCTCAACTCCCTGGTGACGGTATTCAAGGAGTTCGACAAGAATGGCGTCGACATCGTCGGTCACACCGACAGCACCGGTTCGATGGAGTTGAACCAGAACCTGTCCAATCGCCGCGCGCAGAGCGTCGCCTCCTACCTTTCGGCCAACGGGGTGACGCCGGCCAGGATTTCTGCCTACGGCGCCGGACCGAACCAGCCGATCGCCAGCAATGCCAATGAGGCCGGCCGGGCGCAAAATCGCCGCGTCGAGATCAACCTGCGTCCGCTGTAA